A region from the Algoriphagus machipongonensis genome encodes:
- a CDS encoding ligand-binding sensor domain-containing protein, whose protein sequence is MAKTFTKSILFVWFIIGFEVNSFGQDSLPYSDSTSFFQFLKLQDNIPSLKFRYKLNPNSDTSEILGDSTLNFTEDGNGNWTSAAFENYSNWYQAGEEYLERDSAQLTPDFLIYEEPSNLEATQDYVDNLWRNKDIFIPEEDLEIGNSLVLLANEIPYKPIIDQFRFFTDYKLVIVISLIGIFLVLATVMILFMIIIKTQQSNRETRISAFENQIIGPLSELLFEKSIEEIEQMSTEEIYQIFPEKDFKRKLFKQALIVKIISLNKKMKGEFKEKLKALYKKFGLDVVSINKLKSRQWAEVTKGLVQTNEMDLIEALPLIKNLTNSSNFYIRSQAIATQLSLSEKVDLTTLKNQTYPLSRWQQMNYLRIIKYLHIQKSLKIETLFESENQSIRLFSYKLIRLLGRIDLLEKLASLAPEVDDVEKIEILKTYQIIGFHNESAFVNQCLRSENPDLRKAAANAAGIIGDQASAHILIELLQDTSSFHLKMLYLDNLQKIDSELFQQVVGQSPDEDYKRIHTHLLDPLLQNV, encoded by the coding sequence ATGGCAAAAACCTTTACCAAATCAATTCTATTTGTGTGGTTTATTATTGGCTTCGAAGTAAATAGCTTCGGTCAAGACAGTTTGCCTTATTCTGACTCCACAAGTTTTTTTCAATTTCTGAAACTGCAGGATAATATACCTTCCTTAAAATTCAGATATAAACTCAATCCTAATTCTGATACATCAGAAATATTGGGGGATTCTACCTTAAATTTTACGGAGGATGGAAATGGAAATTGGACTTCTGCTGCCTTTGAAAATTATTCGAATTGGTATCAGGCAGGGGAGGAATATTTAGAAAGGGATTCTGCTCAATTAACTCCTGACTTTTTAATCTATGAGGAGCCCTCCAATTTAGAGGCAACACAGGATTATGTCGATAACCTTTGGAGGAATAAAGATATTTTCATTCCTGAAGAAGATCTTGAAATAGGGAATAGTTTAGTCTTGTTGGCAAATGAAATACCCTACAAGCCAATTATTGATCAGTTTAGGTTTTTTACTGATTATAAGCTAGTTATAGTAATTAGTTTAATAGGTATTTTCCTTGTATTAGCTACAGTAATGATCCTATTTATGATCATTATCAAAACCCAACAATCCAATAGGGAAACAAGAATTTCAGCTTTTGAAAATCAAATTATAGGACCACTTTCGGAATTACTTTTTGAAAAATCTATTGAGGAAATAGAGCAGATGAGTACAGAAGAAATTTACCAGATTTTTCCTGAAAAAGACTTCAAAAGAAAGCTTTTCAAACAAGCTCTGATTGTTAAAATAATTTCTTTAAATAAAAAGATGAAAGGGGAGTTTAAGGAAAAATTAAAAGCTCTTTATAAAAAGTTTGGCTTGGATGTCGTATCCATTAATAAGCTTAAAAGTCGTCAGTGGGCAGAGGTTACAAAGGGCCTTGTCCAAACAAATGAAATGGATTTAATTGAGGCATTACCCTTGATAAAGAATCTCACAAACTCATCAAATTTTTATATCCGGTCACAGGCTATCGCAACTCAGCTCAGTTTATCAGAGAAAGTAGATTTAACTACGCTGAAAAACCAAACTTACCCTTTATCAAGATGGCAACAGATGAATTATTTAAGAATCATCAAGTATTTGCACATCCAAAAATCGCTAAAGATTGAAACTTTGTTTGAGAGTGAAAATCAATCTATCAGACTATTTTCCTATAAGCTAATCAGACTTTTAGGGAGGATTGATTTGCTGGAAAAATTGGCTTCATTAGCTCCTGAAGTAGATGATGTAGAAAAAATTGAAATTTTAAAGACCTATCAAATAATAGGCTTTCACAATGAGTCGGCCTTTGTCAACCAATGTCTTCGATCTGAAAACCCTGATTTAAGGAAAGCTGCAGCTAATGCAGCCGGAATAATTGGAGACCAGGCTTCTGCTCATATTTTGATAGAATTACTTCAGGATACGTCTAGTTTCCATCTGAAAATGCTTTATCTAGATAATCTACAAAAGATAGATTCAGAGCTTTTCCAGCAAGTGGTAGGCCAATCTCCTGATGAAGATTACAAGCGAATTCATACACATTTATTAGACCCTCTATTGCAAAATGTATAG
- a CDS encoding response regulator transcription factor, which translates to MKKILIIEDDLLISSLVQFRLKKDGYETLLVQDGNEGAKAIGNYDPDLIITDVMMPFKSGIEIIHFAKKTKPDTPIIVLSSLGEEEKVVLEAFNLGVADFIPKPFNPNELAIRVKRVLK; encoded by the coding sequence ATGAAAAAAATCCTGATTATTGAGGATGATTTATTGATTTCCAGTCTTGTCCAATTCCGTCTTAAAAAAGACGGTTATGAGACCCTTCTTGTCCAAGATGGAAATGAAGGTGCGAAGGCTATTGGAAATTATGATCCTGATCTTATTATTACAGATGTGATGATGCCTTTTAAAAGTGGAATCGAGATTATTCACTTTGCCAAAAAGACTAAGCCGGATACCCCTATCATAGTCCTTAGTTCTCTTGGTGAGGAGGAAAAAGTAGTATTGGAAGCTTTTAATTTGGGAGTTGCAGATTTTATCCCAAAGCCATTTAATCCTAATGAGTTGGCGATTAGAGTAAAACGTGTACTGAAATAA
- a CDS encoding amidohydrolase family protein translates to MKKTLLKACVLGLMVTGWISTGSLFAQSDPSGKKRVTSTYAIINATVITAPGKAGTKATVLIKDGVIAGVGSNLSLPMEAQVVPGDSLFIYPGFIAGASEAGITRPDDPERPKDFNPTDPADVFAGVTPWRSALDQYSAESSQVEDFRKAGFTIAQILPDGGMLAGKAAIVLLGSEYSTNVLKTNSALAANFSGARGVYPGTAVGVMAKFRDVYQNTKLTKQRADQFQTVSGSTRPEQTSTYSAMMDVINSEVPVMFEASNDLEVRRAISLQKELGFKLILTGLDDYSAVIDVLKEANVPVLISLEVPDDKAIKAQKEDAKESVKEEYARVKEAYEGALKQASLLEEAGIAFGFSVVNTKAGDVKKTLASLIENGLSEEAALAALTTNPASILGINRIAGSIEKGKLANLVITTDSLFSEDSQVKHVVVDGYVYDYETKAKKKKNSSDGDKVEVAGNWDYTSESPAGKSGGVLEISQDGSDFTGSITYDDPSGNGTAKSDIKNVTVDGSNLSFDFDVAAGGMSLTVTVSGEVDGSSFEGNMNVGQFGTFPFSATLNPTLIANK, encoded by the coding sequence ATGAAAAAAACACTACTAAAGGCATGTGTTCTTGGCTTAATGGTTACTGGATGGATTTCTACAGGTTCTTTGTTTGCACAAAGCGACCCCAGTGGAAAGAAACGAGTAACTAGTACTTATGCCATAATCAATGCTACTGTTATTACCGCACCCGGTAAAGCAGGAACCAAAGCTACCGTCTTAATCAAGGACGGAGTAATAGCAGGAGTAGGATCCAACTTAAGCTTACCTATGGAAGCACAAGTGGTTCCCGGAGACTCCTTGTTTATTTACCCAGGGTTTATTGCAGGGGCAAGTGAAGCTGGTATCACCAGGCCAGATGACCCTGAAAGACCCAAAGATTTTAATCCTACTGACCCTGCCGATGTTTTTGCAGGAGTTACACCTTGGAGATCGGCTTTAGATCAGTATTCAGCTGAATCCAGCCAAGTAGAAGATTTTAGAAAGGCAGGCTTTACAATTGCTCAAATTCTACCTGATGGTGGGATGTTAGCTGGTAAAGCCGCTATTGTTCTATTGGGTTCTGAATATTCTACCAATGTCCTAAAAACAAATTCTGCCTTAGCTGCAAATTTTAGTGGCGCAAGAGGTGTTTATCCAGGTACTGCTGTCGGTGTGATGGCTAAGTTTAGAGATGTGTATCAAAACACCAAGCTTACCAAACAACGAGCTGATCAATTCCAGACTGTATCAGGTTCAACACGCCCAGAGCAAACTTCTACTTACTCTGCTATGATGGATGTCATCAACAGTGAAGTACCAGTGATGTTTGAGGCATCTAATGACCTGGAAGTGAGAAGAGCAATTAGCCTTCAGAAAGAACTGGGTTTTAAATTGATTCTTACAGGTTTAGATGATTATTCTGCCGTGATAGATGTTTTGAAAGAAGCAAATGTCCCAGTATTGATCAGCCTTGAAGTTCCTGATGATAAAGCAATCAAAGCTCAAAAAGAGGATGCTAAGGAGTCTGTAAAAGAAGAATATGCTAGAGTAAAAGAAGCATACGAAGGTGCATTAAAGCAGGCTTCATTATTAGAAGAAGCAGGTATCGCATTTGGTTTCTCTGTGGTAAACACGAAAGCTGGAGATGTGAAAAAGACTTTGGCTTCCCTAATAGAAAATGGGCTATCTGAAGAAGCTGCATTGGCAGCATTGACCACTAATCCTGCTTCTATCTTAGGTATCAATAGAATTGCTGGAAGTATAGAGAAAGGTAAATTGGCAAATCTGGTTATCACTACTGATTCATTATTTAGCGAAGACAGTCAAGTGAAACATGTCGTTGTGGATGGCTATGTTTATGATTATGAAACTAAAGCAAAGAAGAAAAAGAATAGCAGTGATGGTGATAAGGTAGAAGTAGCCGGAAACTGGGACTATACATCTGAATCTCCTGCTGGAAAATCAGGAGGAGTTTTAGAAATCAGTCAAGATGGCTCCGATTTTACCGGATCAATCACCTATGATGACCCTTCAGGAAATGGAACTGCCAAGTCAGACATTAAAAATGTAACTGTTGATGGTTCAAACCTATCTTTTGATTTTGATGTGGCCGCTGGAGGCATGTCATTAACAGTAACTGTTTCTGGAGAAGTAGATGGAAGCAGTTTTGAAGGCAACATGAATGTAGGTCAATTTGGGACTTTCCCATTCAGCGCTACACTTAACCCAACCCTAATCGCAAACAAGTAA
- a CDS encoding glycosyltransferase family 2 protein → MYSFLFYFLMEALGIFFLLISFTVIIIYFVTMILSALELRDHLRKNQFADYQDIITSPIAPGVSIIAPAYNEGQSIVQNAKSLMSLHYGKFEVIIINDGSKDDTLQKLLEAFELEKTEFAYDYQIDCKQVRGVYKSKNRSYSKLVVVDKENGGKADALNSGINLASLEIIACIDVDCILSHDSITRMVRPFMEETNRKVIAVGGAIGIANNCDVQDGTVTKYRLPTSLLGRFQVIEYFRAFLMGRMAWTRVNGLMLISGAFGFFNKDLVLKVGGYFPKTVGEDMELVVRMRRYMEEQKIPYRVGFVPDPLCWTEVPEDESVLARQRNRWIRGTIETLQLHRPIRFNPKYGILGMLAYPFWNVFEKMAPLIELLGILYTLTLIVLGDFSAFYFFALYTMLYLLSLLVSSFSILYEQVAYHNYKDKKDLHKLIYIVLIEPFVIHPKVVFWGIKGHIDFIKGIGGWGQMIRVGFKKSEDRKKLEPEMKP, encoded by the coding sequence ATGTATAGTTTCTTGTTCTATTTTCTGATGGAGGCATTAGGCATCTTTTTCCTTCTCATCAGCTTTACAGTGATCATCATCTATTTCGTGACGATGATTCTTAGTGCTTTGGAGCTACGGGATCACTTGAGAAAAAATCAATTTGCCGATTATCAAGATATAATTACCTCTCCTATAGCACCAGGAGTGTCTATCATTGCTCCAGCATATAATGAAGGTCAAAGTATTGTCCAAAATGCAAAGAGTCTTATGTCTTTACATTATGGGAAATTTGAAGTGATCATTATTAATGATGGTTCAAAGGACGATACTCTACAAAAACTATTAGAGGCATTTGAGCTGGAGAAAACCGAATTCGCTTACGATTATCAGATTGATTGTAAGCAGGTTAGAGGTGTTTACAAATCTAAAAACAGGTCCTACAGTAAGTTAGTTGTAGTGGATAAGGAAAATGGGGGGAAAGCAGATGCTCTCAATTCTGGAATCAATCTAGCCTCATTAGAAATTATTGCCTGTATTGATGTGGATTGTATTTTATCTCATGATTCCATCACGAGAATGGTTCGACCTTTTATGGAGGAAACCAACAGGAAAGTAATTGCAGTAGGAGGTGCTATCGGAATTGCCAACAACTGTGATGTTCAGGATGGAACAGTGACCAAATATAGATTGCCTACAAGCCTTTTAGGTAGGTTTCAGGTAATTGAATATTTCAGGGCTTTTTTGATGGGAAGAATGGCCTGGACACGCGTAAATGGGTTGATGTTGATTTCTGGAGCTTTTGGCTTTTTCAACAAAGATCTGGTGTTGAAAGTAGGAGGTTATTTTCCAAAGACCGTAGGTGAAGACATGGAGCTGGTGGTAAGGATGCGAAGATATATGGAGGAACAAAAAATCCCTTATCGTGTAGGATTTGTTCCAGACCCCTTATGCTGGACTGAAGTTCCTGAAGATGAATCCGTTTTAGCAAGGCAGCGAAATCGTTGGATTCGTGGAACCATAGAGACGCTACAACTTCATAGACCGATCAGGTTCAATCCCAAGTATGGAATTTTAGGAATGTTGGCTTATCCATTCTGGAATGTCTTCGAAAAGATGGCTCCATTGATTGAATTGTTAGGTATTCTATATACGCTAACTTTAATTGTATTAGGTGATTTTAGTGCTTTCTATTTCTTCGCCTTATATACCATGCTGTATTTATTATCGCTATTGGTGTCTTCATTTAGCATTTTATATGAGCAAGTAGCCTACCATAATTATAAGGATAAAAAGGACCTTCATAAGCTTATTTACATTGTATTGATCGAGCCATTTGTCATTCACCCCAAAGTCGTGTTTTGGGGAATTAAAGGTCATATAGATTTTATTAAAGGTATTGGCGGATGGGGTCAAATGATCCGTGTTGGCTTTAAAAAATCTGAGGACAGGAAAAAATTAGAACCAGAAATGAAACCCTGA